From one Anaerococcus prevotii DSM 20548 genomic stretch:
- a CDS encoding potassium channel family protein translates to MEDKRKLKFIFVVFALLLILGTLGYMILLKVSLVDALYMTVITISTVGFGEVGTTSELSELFSVLMIFLGVGVVGYAFTTVEAMLVEGRLVDLWKGSKMDKKISALDEHYIICGSGELADVIIDKFTKEGLDFLVITDDRADLDDYSHHDILVIEGQATEEEVLEKAGISRARGLIAALPSEVDNIVTVLTARHLNKDIYIIANSTSKSGSQKLMKVGANKTMSAIEISGKRIASLMIKPNIISFLDVVTKVGDVEMDLEEVIVNKGSYLEKKDLIAAQIPNKTGLIVLAIKRNKDKKMFFNPPGNYIFETNDVLIVLGREDQVEKLRHLGDENK, encoded by the coding sequence ATGGAGGATAAGAGGAAGCTTAAATTTATTTTTGTTGTATTTGCACTTTTACTAATACTCGGCACCCTTGGCTATATGATTCTACTTAAGGTAAGTCTTGTGGATGCCTTGTATATGACAGTTATTACCATATCGACTGTGGGTTTCGGAGAGGTCGGAACTACTAGTGAACTTTCGGAGTTATTTTCTGTACTTATGATTTTTCTGGGCGTTGGTGTTGTAGGATACGCCTTCACCACAGTTGAGGCAATGTTAGTTGAGGGGAGGCTTGTAGATTTATGGAAGGGAAGCAAGATGGATAAGAAGATTTCTGCTCTAGATGAGCATTATATAATATGTGGGTCAGGAGAGCTTGCAGATGTGATTATAGATAAATTTACCAAGGAAGGCTTAGATTTTCTTGTGATTACTGATGATAGGGCTGACCTGGATGATTACAGTCATCACGATATTTTGGTCATAGAAGGCCAAGCTACTGAGGAAGAAGTCCTCGAAAAGGCAGGCATATCAAGGGCAAGGGGGCTCATAGCTGCCCTTCCTTCAGAAGTTGATAATATTGTAACGGTCCTAACGGCAAGACACCTCAACAAGGATATCTATATTATAGCTAACTCGACCTCTAAATCAGGTAGTCAAAAATTAATGAAAGTTGGAGCAAATAAAACTATGTCTGCTATAGAAATCAGCGGCAAAAGAATTGCATCGCTTATGATTAAGCCAAATATTATCTCCTTCCTTGATGTTGTAACAAAAGTTGGAGATGTAGAGATGGACCTTGAGGAAGTGATAGTAAATAAAGGCTCTTATCTTGAAAAAAAGGACCTCATAGCCGCCCAGATTCCTAACAAAACAGGCCTCATAGTCCTTGCCATAAAGAGAAATAAAGATAAGAAAATGTTCTTCAATCCTCCAGGAAACTACATCTTTGAGACTAACGATGTGCTTATAGTTCTAGGAAGAGAAGATCAAGTAGAAAAGTTAAGACACCTAGGAGATGAAAATAAGTAA
- a CDS encoding aromatic acid exporter family protein produces the protein MNKTIISTTIKTALAASLSLSLASFLGLNYASSAAIITILNIFETRKATLKGGAKRSLSAILALIIGGLVFELFSYKTWAFGIYLLLFVPLSLLLKIELGLGPSSVTVTHLLSYGQINPSIIKNELALVLIGTGFAFLTNLYAPESQDELKEWIYNIDRDIKDILNFFGNTLVNHLDVEIYEDKIKKLEADIGKAMDLAIVENDNRIHNSKDILRDLSHRQIEMDLLKEMYEDLKEIPRSYDEGKLISDIIIDTGEKLGDANEMIKVKERIEYLNKHFRMIDLPQTHEDFAIRSAIFQVFRSLSEFIDISIDLNKINRL, from the coding sequence ATGAACAAAACTATAATTAGTACTACTATAAAAACAGCCCTAGCTGCTAGCCTTTCCCTATCCTTGGCAAGCTTCCTGGGTCTTAACTATGCTTCTTCTGCAGCAATCATTACCATCCTCAATATATTTGAGACCAGAAAGGCAACACTTAAAGGAGGGGCCAAGAGGAGTCTTTCCGCAATCCTAGCCCTTATAATAGGAGGGCTTGTCTTTGAGCTCTTTTCCTATAAGACTTGGGCCTTCGGTATCTACTTACTCCTATTCGTGCCCCTATCTCTACTATTAAAAATCGAACTGGGACTTGGCCCATCAAGTGTAACCGTCACCCACTTGCTAAGTTATGGACAAATTAACCCTTCTATAATAAAAAATGAGCTGGCCCTCGTCCTTATAGGAACAGGCTTTGCCTTCTTGACCAACCTCTATGCACCAGAAAGTCAGGATGAGCTTAAAGAATGGATTTATAATATAGATAGGGACATCAAGGATATTCTAAACTTTTTCGGCAATACCCTAGTCAACCATCTGGACGTAGAAATATATGAAGATAAGATAAAAAAGCTAGAAGCGGATATAGGAAAGGCCATGGACCTTGCAATTGTCGAAAATGATAACAGAATCCATAATAGCAAGGATATCCTAAGAGACTTAAGCCACAGGCAAATAGAGATGGACCTTCTAAAAGAAATGTATGAGGACTTAAAGGAGATTCCAAGGTCCTATGACGAAGGTAAACTAATTTCCGACATAATAATCGATACAGGAGAAAAGCTCGGAGATGCGAACGAAATGATTAAGGTCAAGGAAAGGATAGAATATTTGAATAAGCACTTTAGGATGATAGACCTTCCTCAAACTCACGAAGACTTTGCCATTCGTTCGGCGATTTTTCAAGTTTTTAGAAGCCTTAGTGAATTTATAGACATTAGTATCGATCTAAATAAAATAAATAGGCTTTGA
- a CDS encoding GNAT family N-acetyltransferase, producing MKSKLIEIKDKKDKEKIGNLVLDDLTDWFSIGESRKTYIEESLDKRFLAIFLDDKPVGFLVMKETSKDCVEIFVMGIMKKYHRLGLGKQLIEAFEDLARTLFFSYAQVKTVKRGTYEEYDKTNDFYKAMAYKELECLPGLWDENNPCQLYIKYLGEK from the coding sequence ATGAAGAGTAAATTAATTGAAATAAAAGACAAAAAAGATAAAGAAAAGATAGGAAACTTGGTCTTGGATGACCTTACAGATTGGTTTTCGATAGGTGAAAGTAGGAAAACTTATATAGAAGAATCACTCGATAAAAGATTCTTGGCGATTTTCCTTGATGATAAGCCAGTAGGATTTTTGGTAATGAAAGAGACAAGCAAGGATTGTGTGGAGATTTTTGTAATGGGTATTATGAAAAAATACCACAGGCTGGGCCTGGGGAAGCAATTAATCGAGGCCTTCGAGGACTTAGCTAGGACTTTATTTTTCTCTTATGCCCAGGTAAAGACTGTAAAGAGAGGAACCTACGAAGAATATGATAAGACCAATGACTTCTACAAGGCTATGGCCTACAAGGAGCTAGAGTGTTTGCCTGGACTGTGGGATGAGAACAATCCTTGCCAGCTCTATATTAAATATCTAGGCGAAAAATAA
- a CDS encoding ferritin family protein, with the protein MHISKEDMKILLKSQQGELDVVLMYKALADVVKDKEDRETFKKLAAEEGHHAAVFHKLTQVNLKPKKKLAIIMPMLYKILGKKRLYPKIAEGEYKAGQNYGPVAEKFPEIESVKNDEIRHGDMVKGLL; encoded by the coding sequence ATGCATATTAGTAAAGAGGATATGAAGATTTTGTTAAAATCCCAACAAGGGGAGTTGGATGTAGTCTTAATGTATAAGGCACTTGCAGATGTTGTTAAAGATAAAGAAGACAGAGAAACTTTTAAAAAGCTTGCTGCAGAAGAAGGCCATCACGCAGCTGTATTTCACAAGCTCACTCAGGTAAATCTAAAGCCAAAGAAGAAATTAGCTATTATTATGCCAATGCTTTACAAAATATTGGGCAAAAAGAGATTATATCCTAAAATAGCAGAGGGAGAATACAAGGCTGGTCAAAACTATGGTCCAGTTGCAGAAAAATTTCCGGAAATAGAAAGTGTAAAAAATGACGAAATTAGACACGGAGATATGGTTAAGGGTCTGCTTTAG
- a CDS encoding indolepyruvate ferredoxin oxidoreductase subunit alpha, which produces MAYRIDENTCISCGSCEGECPVGAISQGDAAYEIDADACIDCGSCAAVCPVEAIDQE; this is translated from the coding sequence ATGGCTTATAGAATAGATGAAAATACATGTATTTCATGTGGATCATGTGAAGGTGAATGTCCAGTAGGAGCAATCTCTCAAGGAGACGCAGCTTACGAAATCGACGCAGACGCATGTATAGACTGTGGTTCTTGTGCAGCAGTATGTCCTGTAGAAGCAATCGACCAAGAATAA
- a CDS encoding PSP1 domain-containing protein — protein sequence MRVVGIRFRPAGKIYHFDANGIEFEYKDKVIVETSNGVEMAEVALVDVDESETKGKLSEVIRKATNDDLYYYAKNEQDAKEAINLCQEKAKAHGLKMKIIDAKYTFDRSKITFYFKAENRVDFRSLVKDLASIYRNRIELRQIGVRDHAKMIEHLGPCGQKCCCGRFLNDFKPLSIKMAKDQDITLDPGKISGMCGRLMCCLSYEEECYKCSKKKMPKEGQKVKTADGYGMVLNNDYIRECSKVRVKLTGTDEEIEETYACKEMEY from the coding sequence TTGAGAGTCGTAGGAATAAGATTTAGACCAGCGGGTAAAATATATCATTTCGATGCAAATGGAATTGAATTTGAATATAAGGATAAGGTAATAGTAGAAACATCCAACGGAGTAGAAATGGCAGAAGTTGCCTTAGTTGATGTCGACGAGTCAGAAACTAAGGGCAAGCTTTCGGAAGTAATTAGAAAAGCTACCAATGATGACCTCTATTACTACGCTAAAAACGAGCAAGATGCAAAAGAGGCAATTAATCTCTGCCAAGAAAAGGCCAAGGCCCATGGTCTAAAGATGAAGATAATAGATGCAAAATATACCTTTGACAGAAGCAAAATCACCTTCTACTTTAAGGCTGAAAATAGGGTAGACTTTAGGTCACTAGTAAAAGACTTGGCCTCAATCTACAGAAATAGGATTGAGCTTAGACAAATAGGAGTAAGAGATCATGCCAAGATGATTGAGCACCTAGGCCCATGCGGTCAAAAATGCTGTTGCGGGAGATTTCTTAATGACTTCAAGCCCCTATCCATAAAGATGGCCAAGGACCAAGACATCACCCTAGATCCAGGCAAGATTTCTGGTATGTGTGGAAGGCTTATGTGCTGCTTGTCATATGAAGAAGAATGCTACAAGTGTAGCAAGAAAAAAATGCCTAAGGAAGGTCAAAAGGTAAAGACAGCAGACGGATACGGCATGGTTCTTAATAACGACTACATCAGAGAATGTTCCAAAGTAAGGGTTAAACTTACAGGAACTGATGAAGAAATCGAAGAGACTTATGCATGTAAGGAAATGGAATATTAA
- a CDS encoding DNA polymerase III subunit delta, translating into MSFKNREIDIKNLSNAYIFEGKNEEANKVFALDFAREVFSYYGIDDKNNPDLYLIDKKGGVIDIETIRQVLKDIYLRPYNGKIKIYIIHNAQDLRQEGSNAMLKSLEELRDYVKIIFTCTNRYNLLATIRSRCQIIPIQAEEGDLDIDMDKLYSIMAHIYNGKIDSFYKNKDFFNKYKDDRQTIYKAMLKVYQALISYNYNKDNLDYNTKYMLKKFPQVSIDEIEKAIFLIEDIQNAARTNINYDLSIEKIIFNIFREGNF; encoded by the coding sequence ATGAGCTTTAAAAATAGGGAAATAGACATAAAAAATCTGTCCAATGCCTATATTTTTGAAGGCAAAAACGAAGAAGCCAACAAGGTCTTTGCCCTTGACTTTGCACGAGAAGTCTTTAGCTATTATGGGATAGATGATAAGAACAACCCTGACCTTTACCTAATTGATAAAAAAGGTGGAGTAATAGATATTGAAACTATCAGACAAGTCTTAAAGGATATCTATCTTAGACCCTACAACGGCAAGATTAAAATATATATAATCCACAACGCCCAGGACCTAAGGCAAGAAGGGTCTAACGCCATGCTAAAGAGCTTAGAAGAGCTAAGAGATTATGTAAAAATTATCTTCACATGTACCAATAGATATAATCTCTTGGCAACTATTAGGTCAAGATGTCAGATAATTCCAATACAAGCAGAAGAAGGTGACCTTGATATAGATATGGATAAGCTGTATTCTATAATGGCTCATATCTATAATGGAAAGATAGATTCATTTTACAAAAACAAGGACTTCTTTAACAAGTACAAGGACGACAGGCAAACTATCTACAAGGCAATGCTTAAAGTCTACCAGGCCCTAATAAGCTACAATTATAATAAGGATAATCTTGACTATAATACAAAATATATGCTGAAAAAATTTCCGCAAGTATCAATAGACGAAATCGAAAAAGCAATATTTTTGATAGAAGACATACAAAATGCGGCAAGAACAAATATTAATTATGACCTAAGCATAGAAAAAATCATATTTAATATATTTAGAGAGGGGAATTTCTGA
- a CDS encoding cyclic-di-AMP receptor, with protein MKLLIAIVQDADVNFLVDALTDKGYRITKLATTGGFLKKGNTTLLIGVEEEDLDEVLSIIEKNCKKRNTTTTIINPTAESSLLTNTVPIDITVGGATIFLIDVDKYIQL; from the coding sequence ATGAAACTACTTATAGCTATAGTTCAAGATGCAGATGTGAACTTTTTAGTTGACGCATTGACAGACAAGGGATATAGGATTACAAAGCTTGCAACTACCGGTGGCTTTCTCAAAAAGGGAAATACAACCCTTCTAATAGGTGTCGAAGAAGAAGACCTAGACGAAGTATTATCCATAATAGAGAAAAACTGTAAGAAGAGAAATACAACAACAACTATAATTAATCCAACAGCAGAAAGCTCACTTTTAACAAACACAGTTCCAATAGATATAACTGTAGGAGGAGCTACAATATTTCTGATTGACGTTGATAAATATATCCAACTATGA
- the tmk gene encoding dTMP kinase, with translation MTGKLIVFEGPDGSGKTTVINEVKKRLKKDQIEYLDFREPGGTPISEKIREIIIDNDNEDMTSRCECLLFAASRAQLIEEKIRPALEKGKLVICDRFVLSSLLYQGVGRGLGIEKVKVINDFATENTKADLTIFFDIDYKTALVRKRANFSADRLESEDFDFHRKIFDAYLDITERYKDEIKRVDATKSIDEVTDQVMELIYKSLEEIL, from the coding sequence ATGACAGGAAAACTAATAGTATTTGAAGGTCCTGATGGATCTGGAAAAACAACAGTTATAAATGAAGTAAAGAAGAGACTTAAGAAAGATCAGATAGAATACTTGGACTTTAGAGAACCCGGTGGAACACCGATTTCTGAGAAAATTCGAGAAATTATCATAGATAATGACAATGAGGATATGACAAGTAGGTGCGAATGTCTCCTATTTGCCGCAAGCAGGGCCCAGCTTATAGAAGAAAAGATAAGACCAGCACTTGAAAAAGGAAAGCTTGTTATATGTGATAGGTTCGTCCTAAGCTCTCTCCTCTATCAAGGAGTGGGTAGGGGACTCGGCATCGAAAAGGTAAAGGTAATAAATGACTTTGCAACAGAAAATACAAAGGCAGACCTTACCATATTTTTTGATATAGACTACAAGACAGCTCTAGTAAGAAAAAGAGCTAACTTCTCAGCAGATAGGCTCGAAAGTGAAGACTTCGACTTCCATAGGAAAATCTTTGACGCTTACCTAGACATAACCGAAAGATACAAGGACGAGATAAAAAGAGTAGATGCAACTAAATCAATCGATGAAGTAACTGATCAAGTAATGGAGTTAATTTATAAATCTTTGGAGGAGATACTATGA